One genomic region from Esox lucius isolate fEsoLuc1 chromosome 24, fEsoLuc1.pri, whole genome shotgun sequence encodes:
- the LOC105008542 gene encoding Fc receptor-like protein 2 isoform X2 — protein MEVTPLYWILLLFISGLTSVLFISGLTSGQSPASLIVRPNRSQFFEYKSVSLSCEVQGGSTGWRVVRNPTSGNLTRCGDGWGRFDGTNCIISSTKSVDSGEYWCQYESGEHSNTVKIIVTAFLHISPDSSQFFEYDSLTVSCDVGWVVKRNTLKEETTECGNTWGKRNILDCVISSLRPRDSGQYWCESWSGDQSSTVNISVHGGHVILESPALPVTEGHSVTLNCRYKKTPSNLTADFYKDGSLIRNETTGEMTIPAVNKSDEGWYWCRHPIGNSSKSWITVSGTSSPSSPPPSSPSPSPTSSPPSSTSPPSSSSPLPPPESCSDSRVSLSRLLCSLLVVSPYLIVTTVLMVKHSRNRNRAKEILSFPSL, from the exons ATGGAAGTGACACCACTCTATTGGATACTCT tgttgtttATCTCTGGACTGACTTCAG tgttgtttATCTCTGGACTGACTTCAG GTCAGTCTCCAGCCTCTCTGATTGTCAGACCCAACAGATCTCAGTTCTTTGAATATAAATCTGTCTCTCTGAGCTGTGAGGTTCAGGGTGGTTCTACTGGATGGAGAGTGGTGAGGAACCCAACAAGTGGAAACCTTACAAGATGTGGTGATGGATGGGGGAGGTTTGATGGAACCAACTGCATCATCTCCTCAACCAAATCAGTAGACAGTGGAGAGTACTGGTGTCAGTATGAGTCTGGAGAACACAGTAATACTGTCAAGATCATAGTAACGG CCTTTCTTCACATCAGTCCAGACAGCTCTCAGTTCTTTGAGTATGATTCTCTAACTGTTAGCTGTGATGTTGGATGGGTTGTGAAGAGAAACACATTAAAAGAAGAGACTACAGAGTGTGGTAATACCTGGGGGAAGAGGAACATTCTAGACTGCGTCATCAGCAGCTTACGTCCCAGAGACAGTGGACAGTACTGGTGTGAGTCTTGGTCTGGAGACCAAAGCTCCACTGTCAACATCTCAGTTCATG GTGGTCATGTGATCCTGGAGAGCCCCGCCCTTCCTGTGACTGAGGGACATTCTGTGACTCTGAACTGCAGATACAAGAAAACTCCCTCTAACCTCACAGCTGATTTCTACAAAGATGGATCCCTCATCAGGAATGAGACTACAGGAGAGATGACCATCCCTGCAGTTAACAAGTCAGATGAAGGATGGTACTGGTGTAGACACCCTATAGGAAACTCCTCAAAGAGCTGGATAACTGTgtcag GAACCTCATCTCCATCTTCACCTCCACCctcatctccatctccatctccaaCCTCATCTCCACCTTCATCCACATCTCCACCTTCATCTTCATCTCCACTTCCCCCTCCAGAGTCATGTAGTGACTCCAGAGTCTCTCTGTCCAGGCTGTTGTGTAGTCTACTGGTGGTGTCTCCATACCTGATAGTGACCACTGTACTGATGGTGAAACACAGCAGGAACAGGAACAGAGCTAAAG AGATATTATCATTCCCATCTCTGTAA
- the LOC105008542 gene encoding Fc receptor-like protein 2 isoform X1 produces MEVTPLYWILLLFISGLTSVLFISGLTSGQSPASLIVRPNRSQFFEYKSVSLSCEVQGGSTGWRVVRNPTSGNLTRCGDGWGRFDGTNCIISSTKSVDSGEYWCQYESGEHSNTVKIIVTAFLHISPDSSQFFEYDSLTVSCDVGWVVKRNTLKEETTECGNTWGKRNILDCVISSLRPRDSGQYWCESWSGDQSSTVNISVHGGHVILESPALPVTEGHSVTLNCRYKKTPSNLTADFYKDGSLIRNETTGEMTIPAVNKSDEGWYWCRHPIGNSSKSWITVSGTSSPSSPPPSSPSPSPTSSPPSSTSPPSSSSPLPPPESCSDSRVSLSRLLCSLLVVSPYLIVTTVLMVKHSRNRNRAKGENPTFTQH; encoded by the exons ATGGAAGTGACACCACTCTATTGGATACTCT tgttgtttATCTCTGGACTGACTTCAG tgttgtttATCTCTGGACTGACTTCAG GTCAGTCTCCAGCCTCTCTGATTGTCAGACCCAACAGATCTCAGTTCTTTGAATATAAATCTGTCTCTCTGAGCTGTGAGGTTCAGGGTGGTTCTACTGGATGGAGAGTGGTGAGGAACCCAACAAGTGGAAACCTTACAAGATGTGGTGATGGATGGGGGAGGTTTGATGGAACCAACTGCATCATCTCCTCAACCAAATCAGTAGACAGTGGAGAGTACTGGTGTCAGTATGAGTCTGGAGAACACAGTAATACTGTCAAGATCATAGTAACGG CCTTTCTTCACATCAGTCCAGACAGCTCTCAGTTCTTTGAGTATGATTCTCTAACTGTTAGCTGTGATGTTGGATGGGTTGTGAAGAGAAACACATTAAAAGAAGAGACTACAGAGTGTGGTAATACCTGGGGGAAGAGGAACATTCTAGACTGCGTCATCAGCAGCTTACGTCCCAGAGACAGTGGACAGTACTGGTGTGAGTCTTGGTCTGGAGACCAAAGCTCCACTGTCAACATCTCAGTTCATG GTGGTCATGTGATCCTGGAGAGCCCCGCCCTTCCTGTGACTGAGGGACATTCTGTGACTCTGAACTGCAGATACAAGAAAACTCCCTCTAACCTCACAGCTGATTTCTACAAAGATGGATCCCTCATCAGGAATGAGACTACAGGAGAGATGACCATCCCTGCAGTTAACAAGTCAGATGAAGGATGGTACTGGTGTAGACACCCTATAGGAAACTCCTCAAAGAGCTGGATAACTGTgtcag GAACCTCATCTCCATCTTCACCTCCACCctcatctccatctccatctccaaCCTCATCTCCACCTTCATCCACATCTCCACCTTCATCTTCATCTCCACTTCCCCCTCCAGAGTCATGTAGTGACTCCAGAGTCTCTCTGTCCAGGCTGTTGTGTAGTCTACTGGTGGTGTCTCCATACCTGATAGTGACCACTGTACTGATGGTGAAACACAGCAGGAACAGGAACAGAGCTAAAGGTGAGAACCCTACTTTTACACAACACTga
- the LOC105008542 gene encoding Fc receptor-like protein 2 isoform X3, with the protein MKAGSPVLFISGLTSVLFISGLTSGQSPASLIVRPNRSQFFEYKSVSLSCEVQGGSTGWRVVRNPTSGNLTRCGDGWGRFDGTNCIISSTKSVDSGEYWCQYESGEHSNTVKIIVTAFLHISPDSSQFFEYDSLTVSCDVGWVVKRNTLKEETTECGNTWGKRNILDCVISSLRPRDSGQYWCESWSGDQSSTVNISVHGGHVILESPALPVTEGHSVTLNCRYKKTPSNLTADFYKDGSLIRNETTGEMTIPAVNKSDEGWYWCRHPIGNSSKSWITVSGTSSPSSPPPSSPSPSPTSSPPSSTSPPSSSSPLPPPESCSDSRVSLSRLLCSLLVVSPYLIVTTVLMVKHSRNRNRAKGENPTFTQH; encoded by the exons ATGAAGGCCGGCTCTCCAG tgttgtttATCTCTGGACTGACTTCAG tgttgtttATCTCTGGACTGACTTCAG GTCAGTCTCCAGCCTCTCTGATTGTCAGACCCAACAGATCTCAGTTCTTTGAATATAAATCTGTCTCTCTGAGCTGTGAGGTTCAGGGTGGTTCTACTGGATGGAGAGTGGTGAGGAACCCAACAAGTGGAAACCTTACAAGATGTGGTGATGGATGGGGGAGGTTTGATGGAACCAACTGCATCATCTCCTCAACCAAATCAGTAGACAGTGGAGAGTACTGGTGTCAGTATGAGTCTGGAGAACACAGTAATACTGTCAAGATCATAGTAACGG CCTTTCTTCACATCAGTCCAGACAGCTCTCAGTTCTTTGAGTATGATTCTCTAACTGTTAGCTGTGATGTTGGATGGGTTGTGAAGAGAAACACATTAAAAGAAGAGACTACAGAGTGTGGTAATACCTGGGGGAAGAGGAACATTCTAGACTGCGTCATCAGCAGCTTACGTCCCAGAGACAGTGGACAGTACTGGTGTGAGTCTTGGTCTGGAGACCAAAGCTCCACTGTCAACATCTCAGTTCATG GTGGTCATGTGATCCTGGAGAGCCCCGCCCTTCCTGTGACTGAGGGACATTCTGTGACTCTGAACTGCAGATACAAGAAAACTCCCTCTAACCTCACAGCTGATTTCTACAAAGATGGATCCCTCATCAGGAATGAGACTACAGGAGAGATGACCATCCCTGCAGTTAACAAGTCAGATGAAGGATGGTACTGGTGTAGACACCCTATAGGAAACTCCTCAAAGAGCTGGATAACTGTgtcag GAACCTCATCTCCATCTTCACCTCCACCctcatctccatctccatctccaaCCTCATCTCCACCTTCATCCACATCTCCACCTTCATCTTCATCTCCACTTCCCCCTCCAGAGTCATGTAGTGACTCCAGAGTCTCTCTGTCCAGGCTGTTGTGTAGTCTACTGGTGGTGTCTCCATACCTGATAGTGACCACTGTACTGATGGTGAAACACAGCAGGAACAGGAACAGAGCTAAAGGTGAGAACCCTACTTTTACACAACACTga
- the LOC105009337 gene encoding Fc receptor-like protein 5 isoform X2 — protein MELTPLYWILLMFSSGLTAGDASLHISPDSSQVFEYDSLTVSCDVGWVVKRFTLKEETTECGNTWGKRNILDCIISSLRTRDIGQYWCESGSGERSSTVNITVHDGCVILESPALPVTEGHSVSLNCRYKKTPSNLTADFYKDGSLIRNESTGVMTIPAVSQSDEGLYSCRHPELGESPESRMTVTESPGSDTLYSTVQRPSGQRM, from the exons ATGGAACTGACACCACTCTACTGGATACTCT TGATGTTCAGTTCTGGTCTGACTGCAGGTGATG CCTCTCTTCACATCAGTCCAGACAGCTCTCAGGTCTTTGAGTATGATTCTCTAACTGTTAGCTGTGATGTTGGATGGGTTGTGAAGAGATTCACATTAAAAGAAGAGACTACAGAGTGTGGTAATACCTGGGGGAAGAGGAACATTCTAGACTGCATCATCAGCAGCTTACGTACCAGAGACATTGGACAGTACTGGTGTGAGTCTGGGTCTGGAGAACGAAGCTCCACTGTCAACATCACAGTTCATG ATGGTTGTGTGATCCTGGAGAGTCCTGCCCTTCCTGTGACTGAGGGACATTCTGTGAGTCTGAACTGCAGATACAAGAAAACTCCCTCTAACCTCACAGCTGATTTCTACAAAGATGGATCCCTCATCAGGAATGAGTCTACAGGAGTGATGACCATCCCTGCAGTATCACAGTCAGATGAAGGACTTTACAGCTGTAGACATcctgaactaggagaatcaccagagagcaggatgactgtgacag AGTCTCCAGGATCTGATACACTTTACTCTACAGTGCAGAG ACCATCAGGACAGAGGATGTAG
- the LOC105009337 gene encoding low affinity immunoglobulin gamma Fc region receptor II-a-like isoform X1, with translation MELTPLYWILLMFSSGLTAGDASLHISPDSSQVFEYDSLTVSCDVGWVVKRFTLKEETTECGNTWGKRNILDCIISSLRTRDIGQYWCESGSGERSSTVNITVHDGCVILESPALPVTEGHSVSLNCRYKKTPSNLTADFYKDGSLIRNESTGVMTIPAVSQSDEGLYSCRHPELGESPESRMTVTDNRTPSALFIPLSAAGLFISLISLLVGFCYCKRNRDVASEFRDEMYCEVMKPDQVSKKRRESPGSDTLYSTVQRPSGQRM, from the exons ATGGAACTGACACCACTCTACTGGATACTCT TGATGTTCAGTTCTGGTCTGACTGCAGGTGATG CCTCTCTTCACATCAGTCCAGACAGCTCTCAGGTCTTTGAGTATGATTCTCTAACTGTTAGCTGTGATGTTGGATGGGTTGTGAAGAGATTCACATTAAAAGAAGAGACTACAGAGTGTGGTAATACCTGGGGGAAGAGGAACATTCTAGACTGCATCATCAGCAGCTTACGTACCAGAGACATTGGACAGTACTGGTGTGAGTCTGGGTCTGGAGAACGAAGCTCCACTGTCAACATCACAGTTCATG ATGGTTGTGTGATCCTGGAGAGTCCTGCCCTTCCTGTGACTGAGGGACATTCTGTGAGTCTGAACTGCAGATACAAGAAAACTCCCTCTAACCTCACAGCTGATTTCTACAAAGATGGATCCCTCATCAGGAATGAGTCTACAGGAGTGATGACCATCCCTGCAGTATCACAGTCAGATGAAGGACTTTACAGCTGTAGACATcctgaactaggagaatcaccagagagcaggatgactgtgacag ATAATAGGACCCCATCcgctctcttcatccctctttctGCGGCTGGCCTCTTCATTTCTTTAATTAGCCTACTGGTTGGGTTCTGCTACTGTAAGAGGAACAGAGATGTGGCATCTGAATTCAGAGATGAGATGTACTGTGAAGTTATGAAACCGGACCAAGTATCCAAGAAAAGGAGAG AGTCTCCAGGATCTGATACACTTTACTCTACAGTGCAGAG ACCATCAGGACAGAGGATGTAG